In Anopheles bellator chromosome 2, idAnoBellAS_SP24_06.2, whole genome shotgun sequence, the genomic stretch ACAACCACCACAATGTGAATCAATCTTACCGGCGATTGTTGTGGTACTGGATATTTCAGTAAACATAGGAAAAGGACAAACATTGATCAACACAAAAGACACCGAAAACTAACAGAGCAACCGTTCGATATGAACATTTAGTTTTCTCAAGATTATATTAGTTTAATGTTCGGTAAAATGGGTATAAATGAATGTACCGCAGCGTCGTTTTTTGGgacgtgtttgtgtgtttattttattaataatttctCATTATCTAATCATCGTCACTCCTCGCCACGGCCGGTCTAATTTCCTCTCTCGTCTTTCGTACATGCATGAGATTGTTAAAGTCTATGTTTCACTTCCGTTCCTCTGTTCTCTTGCGCATTGCTTCTGCTTCGGTAGTGATccgcgtttttcttttaaatacATTCCATTATTTTCGAGTAGTGTGTGCCTTCTGTTACGTTCCAAACAGTGGGTTTTTTGCTTACTTTATCATGCGCCACATACACCAATACATGAAGCGCTCTCCTGTCTCTCCAATGTAGCCGTTAGCATCCGAACTAAATGTACACCAATGCGCCTAAGCAAAACATGTTAAAGCACAGAAGATATAAAAATGTAAGTAGCACAATTAATAATGGTCATAACACGAAAAGCGTAACGAATGTGAAAAGTATTGGAAGGTATTACGTTCTGGTGTGTTTAAATGCACAACTGAGAGGAAGCTATGGAGAAATGAAGAGAAGTTATCTCAAAGTGTTCCATGAGGACCACAGAattcaaaagtaaaaaaacacaagaaaagaACTAAAGCAACACTTTGGGGCCGATCCCCGGGTCGGTTTGTTGCGGTACGACATCGCTCAAGGTTCAGGCAACCAGCAGACCTTGGTCCCATTTAATCGGCTTTCCGCGGTTTACGTTTCCGCACGTCCGGGCTAGTGGTggccttttccttcttttcttcttctacggCTACCGGGGCCACggtctctttcgctttcggagGCTCGTTTTCATCATCCGAATCCTCACTGGCAGAGAACTTTTCTCCCTCTGAGGTgtccttttcttcttcgcgctCTTCACCCTCCTCCTTTTCAAcatcgtccgcgtccgcgaCATCGTCAACCAGCTCGTCACCGCGCAGTTCTTCTGGCACCTTCTCGGCGCGGACCTTCTGTTTGTGCTCGGAGAAGCTCTGCCGCTGGCCCGACTTCGGAGGGAACAGACAGTCGATGATGCAAACTAGAATCAGTCCGAAGATGGCGCCCAACAGCACGGTTCCGATACCGAACAGTGCGTACGATCCCCACACCGGCAGACCATACTCCTTCAGCAGCATCGTGTTAAGTTCCTGGgaagaaacacatttttagATATCGCTTAGACTGATGCCTTTCGACCGTTCGGGTACCATCGGAATGTGCGCACACTTACCCGCAGCCGGGCTCTACTTACTTTCAGGAAGTGTGAAAGCTTGAAAAACTGCGACACGAGGGACATCTGGAGCGAGTCCGGATTGCGCCATGCGGACACCTGCTCGAGCGTTTCCCACTTCTTTTCCTCGACGAACGTCATGAACGCGTTCAGATCACGCGGTCCCTTGTACTGACGGAACTCACCGTTGATTACGTGGAAAATGGTGGGCAGTGCCGTTACGAAAAACCGGCCACTGAGGCCTGGCGAAGACGTCACGTCCACCTTGCCCGTTTTAATGTTCAAATCGTCAGACCAGGTCGAAAGATCGTCCCAGACCGGGGCAAGGCTTTTGCACGCCGGACACCACGGGGCATAGCTGAGTGCGCATGAAAAACGATGTAAAAATAACAAGCCAAACAAAGCACATTGGTTATTGACCTCAGCCGAATGCGGACCATTAGGCGGCTCGGTTGAGTACAGGAAAAAGACGCCCTTCGCGCTTACTTACAATTCTACCAGCCATTCTTCGGTGAGCATACGGTCCCAATTGGATTCGTCTAGTTCGATAACCTCAGAATTCGATCCCTGGCTGGCCAGGTGCGCCGCAACTACGGTCAAAAGAATGCGCCGGAACAGCGTCATCATGTcggggtgtgtgcgtttcgcAGGAAGTTAATACTGCACTTATCACTTCACAGAAGCGGTTTCCACGGCcgtcggaaagaaaaacaaatatctaCGAATGATGTGCGTTGTTCCCGGTCGGTTTTTGTTCACTTCTTTGCTGAAGTAGTAATTGTCCGTCAAAATCGAGTTGCTTTGACCGAGCATGAAGCGCGCCATGTGAAAAATCTATCGTCTATATCTGCACATTCTCCTCAACAATCTCAGTAGAAATTCGCTCGgggttgttttgaaattataaataaaCTTTTACGGCAGTTTCCAAACTAGGTTTCCATAAATAGTGATTTTGATTCTGCAAAAGCAACCAAGCAGAAAGTTTACGAGCTTGCCGTATTTCGATCGTTTGTGATCAAATGGAGCA encodes the following:
- the LOC131209513 gene encoding thioredoxin-related transmembrane protein 1 → MMTLFRRILLTVVAAHLASQGSNSEVIELDESNWDRMLTEEWLVEFYAPWCPACKSLAPVWDDLSTWSDDLNIKTGKVDVTSSPGLSGRFFVTALPTIFHVINGEFRQYKGPRDLNAFMTFVEEKKWETLEQVSAWRNPDSLQMSLVSQFFKLSHFLKELNTMLLKEYGLPVWGSYALFGIGTVLLGAIFGLILVCIIDCLFPPKSGQRQSFSEHKQKVRAEKVPEELRGDELVDDVADADDVEKEEGEEREEEKDTSEGEKFSASEDSDDENEPPKAKETVAPVAVEEEKKEKATTSPDVRKRKPRKAD